A window of Methanosphaera sp. WGK6 contains these coding sequences:
- the glf gene encoding UDP-galactopyranose mutase — protein MAYDFIIVGAGIAGITAAEQLANIHNKKVLLIDKRDHIGGNCYDCYNDDGLLIHKYGPHIFHTDDRDVYDYLSLFTNWDIYNHKIVGKKEDMFIPLPLNLISIDKCLPEDSSKIKSALLKLYNVNDRIPLSDIEKIDNKYLKKFTEYIHINSINYLEKELGNSYNSLGHTIAGNIPIQVSYDCRYYLDLYQGIPTNGYTAMFENMLSNHNITILLEKEYDELIHVDYENKKLYYEDEEFKGKIIFTGQIDEFFNYKYGKLEYKSSIIMNETINQQYFQKNATILYLDEYHFTQITEYKYLTGQQSNKTTIQFEFPIEYNSNFEERSIPHHLLTNNKNIELYDKYKELTKDYPQITFIGQLNEYKKISMATIVRNVLDLIKELV, from the coding sequence GTGGCATATGATTTTATAATTGTAGGAGCAGGAATTGCAGGAATAACTGCAGCAGAACAATTAGCAAATATTCATAATAAAAAAGTACTGTTAATTGATAAACGAGATCATATTGGAGGAAATTGCTATGATTGTTATAATGACGATGGCCTTTTAATCCATAAATATGGACCACATATATTCCATACAGATGACAGAGATGTTTATGACTATCTTTCATTATTCACAAACTGGGATATTTATAATCATAAAATAGTTGGTAAAAAAGAAGATATGTTCATACCATTACCTTTAAACCTAATTTCAATAGATAAATGTTTACCGGAAGATTCCTCAAAAATAAAATCAGCATTACTTAAATTATACAATGTGAATGATAGAATACCACTTTCTGACATTGAAAAGATAGATAATAAATATTTAAAAAAATTTACTGAGTATATTCATATAAATTCTATTAATTATCTTGAAAAAGAATTAGGTAACTCCTATAATTCGTTAGGCCATACAATTGCTGGAAATATACCTATCCAAGTATCCTATGACTGTAGATATTATTTAGATTTATATCAAGGTATACCAACTAATGGTTATACTGCGATGTTTGAAAATATGTTATCCAATCATAATATTACCATTCTTTTAGAAAAAGAGTATGATGAATTAATACATGTTGATTATGAAAATAAAAAACTATACTATGAAGATGAAGAATTTAAAGGAAAAATTATATTTACTGGACAAATAGATGAATTTTTCAATTATAAATATGGAAAATTAGAGTATAAATCATCCATAATAATGAACGAAACTATTAATCAGCAATATTTCCAAAAAAATGCTACAATACTTTACCTTGATGAATACCATTTTACACAAATAACAGAATATAAATATCTAACAGGACAACAATCAAATAAAACAACGATTCAATTTGAATTTCCAATAGAATATAATTCTAATTTTGAAGAAAGAAGCATACCACATCATCTTCTTACTAATAATAAAAATATAGAATTATATGATAAATATAAAGAATTAACTAAAGATTATCCTCAAATAACATTTATTGGACAATTAAATGAATATAAAAAAATAAGTATGGCTACGATAGTAAGAAATGTTCTTGATTTAATAAAAGAACTTGTTTAA
- a CDS encoding flippase, which produces MLSRIKGILRRQEYKKILENMVSLTGLQFASYILPLITLPYLTLVLGPEKFGLTQYAISLITYFQYLTDYGFNLSATRELAICRDDDEKVSDIFSSVMFIKIILTIISFIILLSIIILIPKFSNDANIYLLTFGMVIGYVLFPTWLFQGMEYMRYTSILNIIGKIIFTVLIFVFIHQSSDYILVPVINSLGFIIVGILGIYISLTRFNIKLRIPSVKSLKYHLKEGWSVFISTIGINMYTTTNTFLLGLLTNNTLVGYYTIAEKIVLAVNGLLNPISQSLYPFISRKVNTDDKKTSIIFIRKLTKLMAIIGVILSLGLFIFAEPIIMILFGNTYYNSIIILRILSLLPFVVSLSTVFGIETMLTFNYKKAFTSIVLLGGVLDIVLGILLIILMREIGIAISFAITETFITIAMFIFLQRKGIKIINKI; this is translated from the coding sequence ACTAGTACTAGGTCCTGAAAAATTTGGTTTAACCCAATATGCCATTTCACTTATAACTTATTTTCAATATTTAACAGATTATGGATTTAATTTATCAGCAACTAGAGAATTAGCAATTTGTAGAGACGATGATGAAAAAGTATCAGATATATTTAGTTCAGTGATGTTTATAAAGATTATTTTAACTATCATAAGTTTTATAATACTTTTATCAATCATAATATTAATTCCAAAGTTTAGTAATGATGCTAATATTTACTTATTAACATTTGGAATGGTTATAGGGTATGTTCTCTTTCCAACATGGCTATTTCAAGGAATGGAATATATGCGATACACAAGTATTCTTAACATCATAGGAAAAATAATATTTACTGTATTAATCTTTGTATTCATCCATCAGAGTTCTGATTACATATTAGTTCCTGTGATAAACTCATTAGGATTTATTATTGTAGGAATTCTTGGAATATACATTTCACTTACAAGATTTAATATAAAATTAAGAATACCTTCAGTAAAAAGTTTAAAATATCATTTGAAAGAAGGTTGGTCTGTATTCATATCTACCATTGGAATAAATATGTATACTACAACAAATACATTCCTATTAGGCTTACTTACAAATAACACACTTGTTGGATATTATACAATTGCTGAAAAAATAGTTTTAGCAGTGAATGGATTATTAAATCCAATTTCACAATCATTATATCCTTTTATAAGTCGCAAAGTAAATACTGATGATAAAAAAACAAGTATAATTTTTATTAGAAAATTAACAAAATTAATGGCAATTATAGGTGTAATATTATCATTAGGATTATTTATATTTGCAGAACCAATTATAATGATACTATTTGGAAATACATATTATAATTCAATAATAATACTTAGAATATTATCCCTATTACCATTTGTTGTTAGTTTAAGTACCGTGTTTGGTATTGAAACTATGTTAACATTCAATTACAAAAAAGCATTTACATCAATAGTTCTACTTGGAGGCGTTTTAGATATTGTTCTTGGAATATTACTTATAATATTAATGAGAGAGATAGGAATAGCAATATCCTTTGCAATAACCGAAACATTCATAACTATTGCAATGTTCATATTTTTGCAAAGAAAGGGAATTAAAATAATAAATAAAATATAG